The nucleotide window ATGGCCATTGCCCTGCCTGGCAGTGAACCCTTAGAAGCCCAGGCCACAGACACCCTTTTGCAGGAAAGACAGACCGTGCTAAACCGGGTGCTGCAAGATACCCAGCAGCAAGGCATCCAGGCCCGTGGGCACCTGATCCAATCGGTGAATGCTGCAGAGGCCATCTTGCAAATTGCCCAGCAAACTGGCGCAGACCTGATTGTGATGGGCAGAAGGCACCTGACCGCACTGGGAGCCGCTTTTTCGGGCAGTACAGGTGATCAGGTCAGCCATGCTTCCGGGGTGGATGTGCTCATTGCAAGATGAAAAGATCAGAGGACCGGGGGTCCGGTCCTCCTGGGGTCTGTCTGTTTGAGTTGGAAATGTTGTTTTGAGTGCTTTATTAATCCGTACCCAGCGCTTTCCCGGTCTGGTGCTGGCTGCGGGCAGACACCAGCACCCCTGCCACCAGAATCCCAATGCCTGCCAGCAATCCTGCTCCAGAAAGCAAAGTGGTGGTGCCAGGATGCAGGATGGATTCATCGCGCAGGGCCTGCCAGACCAGCCATCCCACCACACCCAGGTATCCTGCGGCTCCAATCCA belongs to Deinococcus roseus and includes:
- a CDS encoding universal stress protein, which encodes MTHSQDLSSPYSRILVATGGASHSQVAEQRAMHLAKQFQVPLEVVVVAPLMGGPLVQMAIALPGSEPLEAQATDTLLQERQTVLNRVLQDTQQQGIQARGHLIQSVNAAEAILQIAQQTGADLIVMGRRHLTALGAAFSGSTGDQVSHASGVDVLIAR